In one window of Desulforhabdus amnigena DNA:
- a CDS encoding sodium ion-translocating decarboxylase subunit beta, with product MELLLEFWQNTGFAMADYRHLIMIAVGITFIYLGVARHYEPFLLIPIGFGILMGNVPVFKGLGLGIYEEGSVLRYLYFGVLQGIYPPLIFLGIGAMTDFSYMLAQPRLMLLGAAAQFGIFLTFLGALALGFAPTEAGSIGIIGGADGPTAIFLTAKLAPHLIGPIAIAAYSYMALVPVIQPPIMKLLTTRKERLIRMKDPRPVSKREKIIFPIVGFLLCCFVAPAALPLLGMLFFGNLLKECLVVDRLAIVARSTVIDTVTILLGITVGASTQADVFLTASSIGIFVLGAASFMVATAAGVVFAKLMNLFVQEKINPLLGAAGVSAVPDSARVVQLLGNREDPGNYLLMHAMAPNISGVIGSAIAAGALWSFLI from the coding sequence ATGGAACTCTTACTCGAATTTTGGCAAAACACGGGATTTGCTATGGCGGACTACCGCCACCTGATCATGATCGCCGTGGGAATCACTTTTATTTACCTGGGCGTAGCAAGACATTACGAACCTTTCCTTCTTATTCCCATCGGGTTTGGCATTCTCATGGGGAATGTGCCCGTGTTCAAGGGACTGGGACTCGGGATTTATGAAGAGGGGAGCGTCCTGCGTTATCTCTATTTTGGAGTCCTGCAGGGAATCTATCCTCCCCTCATTTTTCTTGGGATCGGGGCCATGACGGACTTTTCCTACATGCTGGCCCAGCCCCGGTTGATGTTGCTGGGAGCGGCAGCGCAATTCGGCATTTTTCTGACTTTTCTCGGTGCACTTGCTCTGGGGTTTGCACCAACGGAGGCGGGTTCCATCGGTATTATCGGAGGAGCTGATGGTCCCACGGCTATTTTTCTCACAGCGAAGCTTGCTCCTCATTTGATCGGTCCCATCGCCATAGCGGCGTATTCTTACATGGCTCTGGTGCCGGTCATTCAGCCTCCCATAATGAAGCTTCTCACGACTCGAAAAGAGCGGCTGATCCGCATGAAGGATCCGCGTCCCGTCAGCAAACGTGAAAAAATCATCTTCCCCATAGTGGGGTTTCTATTGTGTTGCTTTGTGGCCCCTGCCGCCCTGCCGCTGCTGGGAATGCTCTTCTTTGGAAATCTCTTGAAAGAGTGCCTTGTGGTGGATCGACTGGCGATTGTTGCCAGAAGCACCGTCATCGATACGGTCACCATTTTGCTTGGAATCACGGTAGGGGCTTCCACCCAGGCCGATGTCTTTCTGACAGCGAGTTCCATCGGGATTTTTGTTCTGGGAGCCGCTTCATTCATGGTAGCAACGGCAGCGGGAGTCGTTTTTGCCAAGCTGATGAACCTGTTTGTCCAGGAAAAAATCAATCCTCTGTTGGGGGCGGCAGGTGTTTCGGCTGTGCCGGACTCGGCTCGTGTGGTGCAACTGTTGGGAAATCGTGAAGACCCCGGTAATTATCTGCTGATGCATGCAATGGCTCCCAATATTTCCGGCGTCATAGGCTCTGCCATTGCTGCGGGAGCTCTATGGTCGTTTTTGATATAG
- the hisC gene encoding histidinol-phosphate transaminase translates to MSRYWSKIVSDLEPYVPGEQPKDRRYIKLNTNENPYPPSPRVIEAIKHAANDLLKLYPDPNCEDLRDAIAKYHGVDSGNVFVGNGSDEILALAFFTFFKQDLPLLFPDVTYSFYDAYCNLFNIEAKRIPIRPDFTIDLKDYIRPNGGIIFANPNALTANCISPEEIERLLEANTGSAVVVDEAYIDFGGETAIPLIKKYPNLLIIQTLSKSRSLAGLRVGFAVGEQELIEGLDRTKNSFNSYTLDRLALAGALESIKDEEYFQETCRKVIETREWTTKELGGLGFSVVPSKANFILIQHERLPAKVLFQKLRDEGILVRYFDKPRVRNHLRVTIGTEAEMKTFVQKVRELVKS, encoded by the coding sequence ATGAGCCGATATTGGAGTAAAATTGTTTCAGACCTGGAGCCGTATGTTCCCGGCGAACAGCCCAAGGACAGGCGTTACATCAAGCTAAACACCAACGAGAACCCTTATCCTCCCTCTCCAAGGGTCATAGAGGCGATCAAGCACGCTGCCAATGACCTGCTCAAACTCTATCCGGACCCCAACTGCGAGGACTTGCGGGACGCCATTGCCAAATATCACGGGGTGGATTCCGGGAATGTATTTGTGGGAAACGGTTCCGACGAGATCCTCGCCCTCGCGTTTTTTACTTTTTTCAAACAGGATCTTCCGCTCCTTTTTCCAGATGTGACGTACAGTTTTTATGATGCCTACTGCAATCTTTTCAACATCGAAGCCAAACGCATCCCCATCAGGCCGGATTTCACCATCGACTTGAAGGACTACATTCGACCCAACGGGGGAATCATCTTTGCCAACCCCAATGCTTTGACGGCCAATTGCATTTCCCCTGAGGAAATCGAAAGACTGCTCGAGGCGAACACCGGTTCCGCTGTGGTCGTGGATGAAGCCTATATTGACTTCGGGGGAGAGACGGCTATTCCTCTCATAAAAAAATACCCGAACCTTTTGATCATTCAAACGCTCTCCAAGTCCAGGTCCCTGGCTGGGCTGAGAGTGGGGTTTGCCGTGGGGGAACAGGAGCTGATAGAAGGGCTTGACCGTACAAAAAATTCGTTCAATTCCTACACATTGGATCGTTTGGCCCTTGCCGGGGCTTTGGAATCCATCAAAGATGAGGAGTACTTTCAGGAAACCTGTCGCAAGGTGATCGAAACAAGAGAGTGGACGACGAAGGAGCTGGGTGGATTGGGATTTTCAGTTGTTCCTTCCAAGGCCAATTTCATACTCATCCAGCACGAAAGGCTTCCTGCAAAAGTGCTGTTTCAAAAGCTTCGAGACGAAGGGATTCTTGTGCGTTACTTCGACAAGCCCCGCGTGCGGAACCACTTGCGCGTCACCATCGGCACCGAAGCGGAGATGAAGACGTTCGTGCAGAAGGTGAGAGAACTCGTCAAGAGTTGA
- a CDS encoding PilZ domain-containing protein: MDPNELEDLDFELEPGTSSPEEPRDADARAFIRKSFRVPIEETGKIRVKVDDHEYTVINLSRGGVGFLIGSPKYFSRNDILSSVTLKIAEKSLTLKGRVTHVSPHESGECLCGMEFQEMDAETEQEIADILEKEQSRLFGAR; the protein is encoded by the coding sequence ATGGACCCGAATGAATTGGAAGATTTGGATTTTGAGCTGGAGCCGGGCACTTCATCGCCTGAGGAACCAAGGGACGCTGATGCAAGAGCGTTTATCCGCAAGTCTTTTCGCGTACCGATAGAGGAGACCGGTAAGATACGGGTGAAAGTGGACGACCATGAATACACGGTCATCAATCTTTCCAGGGGGGGAGTCGGATTTTTGATCGGAAGTCCCAAATATTTTTCGCGCAATGACATCTTGTCTTCCGTCACGCTGAAAATAGCCGAAAAATCCCTGACCCTGAAGGGAAGAGTAACCCACGTCTCGCCTCACGAATCCGGTGAATGCCTCTGTGGCATGGAATTTCAGGAAATGGATGCAGAAACCGAACAGGAAATTGCGGATATTCTCGAAAAAGAACAGAGCAGGTTATTTGGGGCACGCTGA
- a CDS encoding AAA family ATPase, whose amino-acid sequence MIITCPRCKKQCNIDEKRIPANAKKARCKSCGNLFALNLPGKTDAAELSRETRIIGVALSKGGVGKTTTAVSLSAGLALAGHKVLLIDTDTQGQASYSLGVKPKAGLVEVVTEELKPEEAVCKVRERLYLLAGGKSLAGVKRLIDRKDFGGELTFRESLSIFEGEYDYIVVDTSPGWDALTVAVLFYVKEVLTPISLEVMALQGLMEFMKSLASIRKYRDELTLKYVVPTFLDGRVKQSQKMLEELGKLYSEQICPPIRYNVRISEAPAYGKSIYEYAPGSPGAHDYRELVRKVANNPKLFRQMDMI is encoded by the coding sequence ATGATCATTACGTGTCCCCGTTGCAAAAAACAGTGCAATATCGATGAAAAGCGCATCCCAGCAAACGCCAAAAAGGCACGATGCAAGAGCTGCGGTAATCTCTTCGCTCTCAACCTGCCCGGCAAAACGGATGCCGCAGAACTCTCCAGGGAGACCAGGATCATCGGGGTTGCGCTGAGCAAAGGGGGAGTCGGCAAAACAACGACGGCGGTAAGTCTTTCTGCGGGGCTCGCTTTGGCGGGACACAAGGTTCTGCTCATCGACACCGATACGCAGGGCCAGGCAAGCTACAGCCTCGGAGTCAAGCCGAAAGCCGGTCTTGTGGAAGTCGTTACGGAAGAACTCAAGCCGGAAGAAGCTGTCTGCAAGGTCCGGGAACGCCTCTATCTGCTCGCAGGCGGCAAGTCCCTGGCCGGCGTCAAGAGGCTCATCGACCGAAAGGACTTCGGAGGGGAACTCACTTTCAGGGAATCCCTCTCCATCTTCGAAGGGGAATACGATTACATCGTTGTGGACACCTCTCCCGGTTGGGATGCCTTGACGGTCGCGGTGCTTTTCTATGTGAAAGAAGTTCTAACGCCTATCTCCCTGGAAGTCATGGCTCTACAGGGGCTGATGGAGTTCATGAAGAGCCTTGCCAGCATCCGTAAATACCGGGACGAACTCACCTTGAAATACGTCGTCCCGACCTTTCTCGACGGGAGGGTCAAACAGTCCCAGAAAATGCTCGAAGAACTGGGCAAGCTCTACAGCGAACAGATCTGCCCCCCGATCCGTTACAATGTGAGAATATCCGAGGCTCCCGCCTACGGGAAAAGCATTTACGAATATGCGCCAGGTTCCCCCGGCGCACACGATTACCGGGAACTCGTCCGAAAGGTGGCGAACAATCCGAAGCTCTTTCGGCAGATGGATATGATCTAA
- the trpS gene encoding tryptophan--tRNA ligase: protein MNSVKTIEYGTFEASLKRSEAIEKDLKINPGKYRVLTGDRPTGSLHVGHLFGSLENRVRLQNLGVEVFVVIADYQVLTDRDAFDAISENVHQLVMDYVAVGLDPDCGRTFIFPHSHVPELNQLLLPFLTLVSNAELDRNPTVKEEIEAAGQKRVNAGMYIYPVHQAADILFCKANVVPVGKDQLPHLELTRTIARRFNKKFGKDKEVFPEPAALLSSAPVILGLDGAQKMSKSRHNSIMLRATEEETAKLIKKAKTDTDRLITYDPDKRPEVSNLLRIAGIATQRTPESIAEEIGNGGAGKLKSFVTEALNSYLRPIRARRKEIENDPGRVRDILVRGIQRARQEAEKTLAEVRTVMNMDI, encoded by the coding sequence ATGAATTCTGTGAAGACGATCGAATACGGAACCTTTGAAGCCTCTTTGAAAAGAAGTGAGGCTATCGAGAAGGATCTGAAGATAAATCCCGGAAAGTACAGGGTCCTCACCGGAGACCGGCCGACGGGCAGCTTGCATGTGGGGCACTTGTTCGGCTCTCTCGAAAATCGTGTCCGGCTGCAAAATCTCGGAGTTGAAGTCTTTGTGGTCATCGCCGACTACCAGGTTCTGACTGATCGGGATGCGTTTGACGCGATTTCTGAAAATGTGCATCAGCTCGTCATGGATTATGTTGCCGTTGGGCTCGACCCGGATTGCGGAAGGACGTTTATTTTCCCTCACAGCCATGTTCCCGAACTCAACCAGCTGCTTCTTCCGTTCCTGACGCTCGTCTCCAATGCGGAATTGGACAGGAATCCGACAGTCAAGGAAGAGATCGAGGCGGCCGGTCAAAAGCGAGTCAATGCCGGAATGTATATCTATCCCGTGCATCAGGCGGCGGATATTCTCTTTTGCAAGGCCAACGTGGTTCCCGTCGGCAAGGACCAGCTCCCTCACCTGGAGCTTACACGCACCATCGCACGGCGTTTCAACAAGAAATTTGGTAAGGATAAAGAGGTATTTCCCGAACCCGCGGCGCTCTTGAGCAGCGCTCCGGTCATTCTGGGGTTGGACGGCGCTCAGAAAATGAGCAAGAGCCGGCATAATTCCATTATGTTGCGTGCGACAGAAGAGGAAACGGCCAAACTCATCAAAAAGGCCAAGACGGATACCGACCGCCTGATCACCTACGATCCCGACAAGCGTCCCGAGGTCTCCAACCTCCTGCGTATTGCGGGAATTGCGACCCAGAGAACACCTGAGAGCATCGCCGAGGAAATCGGAAATGGCGGCGCCGGGAAATTGAAATCCTTCGTCACGGAAGCTCTCAACAGCTATCTCAGGCCCATTCGCGCCCGCAGAAAGGAGATCGAAAACGATCCCGGACGGGTTCGGGACATTCTCGTACGCGGAATCCAGAGAGCACGCCAGGAAGCCGAGAAAACGCTTGCGGAAGTGCGGACGGTCATGAATATGGATATTTAG
- a CDS encoding glycine/sarcosine/betaine reductase component B subunit, whose product MFLELGRIPIEEIEWGQKTFIEGKVLHINREELLERTRQGDSRITAIEADIARPGESVRIIPVKDVIEPRVKVQGKGGMFPGLVSGVETVGTGRTHVLQGCSVVTAGQIVGFQEGIIDMNGPGARYTSFSRLLNVVLAMNVREGISPHEHEEVLRLAGLRAAVYLGEAGRDIEPHHVERFEVNRPFEPKSGGTELPRVVYVYMLLSQGLLHDTYLYGHDLKTLLPTLIMPTEVMDGAIVSGNCVSACDKNTTYHHQNNPIIHELLKRDGIDLHYVGTVVGNANVTLRDKMRSSDYAAKLAEMLGADGAVISKEGFGNPDADAMMYCSKMEEKGILTVLVSDEFAGADGASQSLADTTPKADAVVSVGNANEIITLPHMDKVIGDIRAIEKIAGGQSGSLLEEGIRAELQVIMGATNELGFERLSCRGE is encoded by the coding sequence ATGTTTCTGGAACTGGGCCGAATACCCATTGAAGAAATCGAGTGGGGGCAAAAGACTTTCATCGAGGGGAAGGTTCTCCATATCAACCGGGAAGAACTCCTCGAAAGAACCAGACAGGGAGATTCACGCATCACCGCAATTGAAGCTGACATTGCGAGGCCGGGGGAGAGCGTTCGGATCATTCCCGTAAAGGATGTCATCGAACCCCGGGTCAAAGTCCAGGGAAAAGGGGGAATGTTTCCCGGCCTGGTTTCCGGTGTGGAAACCGTGGGAACAGGAAGAACGCATGTGCTCCAGGGATGTTCCGTGGTCACCGCAGGGCAGATCGTGGGTTTTCAGGAAGGGATAATCGACATGAACGGCCCCGGGGCCCGCTATACTTCCTTTTCCAGGCTCCTGAACGTTGTCCTGGCGATGAACGTCAGGGAAGGCATCTCCCCGCACGAACACGAGGAGGTCCTCCGGCTGGCGGGTTTGCGGGCTGCCGTTTACCTGGGGGAAGCGGGGAGAGATATTGAGCCACATCACGTGGAGCGTTTCGAGGTGAACCGGCCCTTTGAACCGAAAAGCGGCGGTACGGAACTTCCCAGAGTGGTTTATGTTTATATGCTCTTGAGCCAGGGCCTGCTGCACGATACTTACCTCTATGGGCACGACTTGAAGACCCTGCTTCCTACCCTCATTATGCCCACCGAGGTCATGGACGGCGCGATTGTAAGCGGAAACTGCGTTTCCGCATGCGACAAGAACACCACCTATCATCATCAGAACAATCCCATCATCCACGAGCTGCTCAAACGGGACGGGATCGATCTCCATTACGTGGGGACCGTCGTCGGCAACGCCAATGTGACTCTCAGGGATAAGATGCGATCTTCGGACTATGCGGCCAAGCTGGCTGAAATGCTGGGCGCCGACGGAGCCGTCATCTCCAAGGAAGGCTTCGGAAATCCGGATGCCGACGCCATGATGTATTGTTCAAAGATGGAAGAAAAAGGGATTCTCACCGTGTTGGTCTCCGATGAGTTCGCCGGAGCGGATGGAGCGTCTCAGTCCCTGGCCGATACGACGCCCAAGGCTGATGCCGTCGTGAGCGTCGGCAATGCCAACGAGATCATCACATTGCCTCACATGGACAAGGTGATCGGCGATATCCGGGCCATAGAAAAGATCGCGGGAGGACAGTCCGGCAGTCTCTTAGAGGAAGGCATCAGGGCCGAATTGCAGGTCATCATGGGAGCCACAAATGAACTCGGCTTCGAACGGTTGTCCTGTCGGGGGGAATAG
- the grdB gene encoding glycine reductase complex selenoprotein B has product MEGKLKAVHYLNQFFGQIGGEDKADTKPLSKAGPVGPGVLFQELFGQEVEIEATVICGDNYFGEHIEEATKAVLAMIEGYSPDLVLAGPAFNAGRYGIACGAVCAAVMNRLGIPAVTGMFPENPGVESYRKDAYIVETKATTVGMRDAAAQMTRLVMKLAKGKPLESPQEEGYLARGIRRNYFASETGAARAVAMLLRKLKREPFATEYPMPVFDRVAPLPPIEKMHEITLALITSGGIVPKGNPDRIESSSATKYGRYDISTVKRLTPESYETAHGGYDPTYANEDPHRVLPLDVVRDLEEEGGIGKLYPYYYATVGNGTSVAKARLFAQEISRDLVRDGVKAVIISSTUGTCTRCGATMAKEIERAGIPAVHICSIVPISKTVGANRIVPAIAIPHPLGDPTKSKSEEKSLRRALVEKALRALETKIEGQTVF; this is encoded by the coding sequence ATGGAAGGAAAACTGAAAGCGGTCCACTATCTCAATCAATTCTTCGGGCAAATCGGGGGAGAAGATAAGGCCGATACGAAACCGCTCAGCAAAGCCGGCCCCGTAGGCCCCGGAGTCCTCTTCCAGGAACTTTTTGGGCAGGAAGTCGAGATTGAGGCCACCGTCATCTGCGGCGATAATTATTTCGGCGAACATATCGAGGAAGCCACAAAAGCGGTGCTTGCTATGATCGAGGGTTACAGCCCCGATCTGGTATTGGCCGGCCCCGCATTCAATGCGGGGAGATATGGAATCGCCTGCGGAGCGGTATGCGCCGCAGTGATGAACCGGTTGGGAATTCCCGCCGTAACAGGAATGTTCCCCGAAAATCCGGGCGTGGAATCTTACCGGAAGGACGCCTACATCGTCGAGACGAAGGCTACAACCGTAGGGATGAGGGACGCGGCCGCGCAAATGACCCGCCTTGTCATGAAGCTCGCGAAAGGGAAACCCCTTGAATCTCCTCAGGAAGAAGGGTATCTCGCGAGGGGAATCCGCCGGAATTATTTTGCATCGGAAACGGGTGCGGCAAGAGCCGTAGCGATGCTCCTGCGCAAATTGAAGAGGGAACCCTTTGCAACCGAGTATCCCATGCCGGTTTTCGATCGCGTGGCCCCCCTGCCCCCCATTGAGAAGATGCACGAAATCACGTTGGCCCTTATCACCAGCGGGGGCATTGTCCCCAAGGGAAATCCGGATCGCATAGAATCTTCCAGTGCGACAAAATACGGCAGATACGACATCAGCACAGTGAAGCGGTTGACTCCGGAATCCTATGAAACCGCCCATGGGGGCTACGACCCCACCTATGCCAACGAGGACCCTCACCGCGTACTCCCTCTGGATGTAGTGAGAGACCTCGAAGAGGAAGGGGGCATCGGCAAGCTTTATCCCTACTACTATGCCACGGTAGGAAACGGTACATCGGTGGCGAAAGCCAGGCTGTTTGCTCAGGAGATATCCAGGGACCTCGTGAGGGATGGCGTCAAGGCCGTCATCATCAGCTCCACCTGAGGGACCTGCACTCGTTGCGGCGCAACGATGGCCAAAGAGATCGAAAGAGCAGGAATCCCGGCAGTTCATATTTGCAGCATCGTTCCCATCTCCAAGACGGTGGGAGCAAACCGCATCGTTCCCGCCATCGCCATCCCCCATCCCCTGGGTGATCCCACCAAGTCCAAATCAGAGGAAAAATCTTTGCGCAGAGCCCTGGTGGAAAAGGCCCTTCGCGCATTGGAAACGAAGATCGAAGGGCAAACGGTTTTCTGA
- the grdC gene encoding glycine/sarcosine/betaine reductase complex component C subunit beta — MFDPIVKTCSYILAHVPGFVRYGSKPIREIADSPTLLLPTIERHLRSFEEAVAYPPNQVFIGNLHPDRLNEIGQPWYKHPLEGASRYGAYGEIMPEEEFLGLMKLADDFDLMWIEKEAAPFLRRALETNPLWEKSVLKKIDVGVEMEQILDRIENRGSLPIYHKGRLMGCLHRDHDRDDTLKAHVLMENLMAKASGALALTHLMKKANLQPEEIDLILNCSEEAVGDRYNRGGGGLSKAIGEMCGCVHATGCDIKAFCVGPIYAIVSAAAMVKSGLFKRVAVVGGGSMAKLGMKFKGHVSKDMPILEDMLGGLAFLVTEDDGESPIIRLDGIGKHDIGSGSSQQSIMESLVLKPLEKMGMKITQVDKYATELQNPEVTVPAGSGNVPLINYRMIGALAVLRKEIKREEIDRFVLEHGMPGFSPTQGHVPAAVPFLGHAIDAIKKGKMENAMFVARGSLFLGRMTQLSDGMSFLIEKNPKRQ; from the coding sequence ATGTTCGACCCCATTGTCAAAACATGTTCCTATATTCTCGCTCATGTCCCCGGTTTCGTCCGGTACGGATCCAAACCGATACGGGAAATAGCCGACAGTCCGACCCTTCTCTTGCCAACCATAGAGCGGCATCTCAGGAGTTTTGAAGAGGCGGTCGCCTATCCCCCCAACCAGGTCTTTATCGGCAATCTCCATCCAGATCGCCTGAACGAAATCGGGCAACCCTGGTACAAACACCCCCTTGAAGGCGCGTCCCGTTACGGCGCCTATGGTGAGATCATGCCGGAAGAAGAGTTCCTGGGGTTGATGAAGCTCGCGGACGATTTCGATCTCATGTGGATCGAAAAGGAAGCGGCTCCTTTTCTCCGTAGAGCCCTGGAGACAAATCCGCTCTGGGAAAAGTCAGTCCTGAAAAAAATCGATGTGGGAGTGGAGATGGAACAGATCCTCGATCGCATTGAAAACCGCGGGTCGCTTCCCATCTATCACAAGGGCCGCCTGATGGGATGTTTGCATCGCGATCACGATCGGGACGATACCCTGAAGGCTCACGTATTGATGGAAAACCTCATGGCGAAAGCTTCGGGAGCCCTGGCTTTGACGCATCTCATGAAAAAGGCGAATCTTCAGCCGGAAGAGATCGACCTTATCCTCAACTGCTCCGAAGAAGCGGTCGGCGACCGATACAACCGGGGAGGTGGCGGGCTCTCCAAAGCCATAGGTGAAATGTGCGGGTGCGTTCATGCCACGGGCTGCGACATCAAAGCCTTTTGCGTGGGACCCATCTATGCCATCGTCAGCGCTGCAGCCATGGTCAAGTCCGGGCTGTTCAAAAGGGTCGCCGTGGTGGGTGGAGGGTCCATGGCCAAGCTCGGTATGAAGTTCAAAGGCCATGTTTCCAAAGATATGCCCATCCTAGAGGATATGCTGGGCGGACTCGCTTTCCTGGTGACCGAAGACGATGGGGAGAGCCCCATCATCCGGCTGGACGGCATTGGGAAGCATGACATCGGTTCCGGGTCCTCTCAGCAGAGCATTATGGAATCGTTGGTTCTAAAGCCGCTCGAAAAAATGGGAATGAAGATCACGCAAGTGGACAAGTACGCCACTGAATTGCAAAACCCCGAAGTCACCGTCCCGGCGGGAAGCGGCAACGTGCCTCTGATCAATTACCGGATGATCGGAGCCCTGGCGGTATTGAGAAAGGAGATCAAGCGCGAAGAGATCGACCGGTTTGTTCTGGAGCACGGCATGCCTGGCTTTTCCCCCACCCAAGGCCATGTACCGGCGGCGGTTCCCTTTTTGGGCCACGCCATTGACGCCATAAAGAAAGGGAAAATGGAAAATGCCATGTTTGTTGCGCGGGGGAGTCTTTTTTTGGGGAGGATGACCCAGCTTTCGGACGGCATGTCTTTTCTTATAGAGAAGAATCCCAAGAGACAGTGA
- the grdA gene encoding glycine/sarcosine/betaine reductase complex selenoprotein A, whose protein sequence is MLKGKKVIVFGDRDGVPGPAIEKCMKAAGAEVVFAATECFVUTAAGAVDTEKQTIIKKLVDDMGTEDLVVVIGAVDLEVAQITAETVTIGDPSFAGPLAGVSLRLPVYHILESEVKNDVPQDVYEEQAGFMEMVTNTEEISKKFKEIREKMLKA, encoded by the coding sequence ATGCTTAAAGGGAAGAAAGTCATCGTTTTCGGTGACAGGGATGGTGTACCGGGGCCGGCCATCGAGAAATGCATGAAGGCGGCCGGTGCTGAGGTGGTTTTCGCCGCTACAGAATGTTTTGTCTGAACGGCGGCGGGCGCAGTGGACACAGAAAAACAGACCATCATCAAGAAATTGGTGGATGACATGGGAACCGAAGATTTGGTGGTGGTCATCGGGGCAGTCGATCTGGAAGTGGCTCAGATCACGGCGGAGACCGTCACCATCGGCGACCCCAGTTTCGCAGGTCCACTGGCAGGAGTCTCGTTGAGACTCCCCGTATACCATATCCTTGAGTCTGAAGTGAAAAACGACGTTCCTCAAGACGTATACGAAGAACAGGCCGGATTTATGGAAATGGTGACCAATACTGAAGAAATCAGCAAGAAATTCAAGGAAATAAGGGAGAAGATGCTAAAGGCCTGA
- the aqpZ gene encoding aquaporin Z: MNRLGAEFIGTFWLVFGGCGSAVLAAAFPGLGIGFLGVALAFGLTVLTMAFAIGHISGCHLNPAVSVGLVVGKRFPVSDLLPYVVAQVAGAILAGGVLYLIASGKAGFDIAGGFASNGYGSHSPGGYPLTSCFVAEVVLTFMFLIIILGSTDPRAPAGFAPIAIGLGLTLIHLIGIPVTNLSVNPARSTGPALYVGGWAIQQLWLFWVAPIIGAALAGVVYRWVGGDVSSK; this comes from the coding sequence ATGAATCGATTAGGAGCGGAGTTTATCGGTACGTTTTGGCTGGTTTTTGGAGGATGCGGCAGTGCCGTTCTTGCTGCAGCGTTTCCCGGTCTAGGCATTGGGTTTCTGGGAGTTGCCCTGGCCTTTGGACTGACCGTTCTCACCATGGCGTTTGCCATTGGTCACATTTCCGGCTGCCACTTGAACCCGGCGGTTTCCGTCGGATTGGTCGTGGGAAAAAGGTTTCCTGTCTCCGATCTCCTTCCCTATGTTGTGGCTCAGGTAGCGGGTGCCATCCTTGCTGGTGGAGTGCTTTATCTGATTGCAAGCGGAAAGGCCGGCTTCGACATTGCCGGCGGCTTTGCATCAAACGGCTACGGTAGCCATTCCCCAGGGGGCTACCCCCTCACGTCGTGCTTTGTGGCTGAAGTCGTTTTGACCTTCATGTTTCTCATTATTATCCTCGGCTCGACCGACCCGCGGGCGCCCGCGGGGTTCGCTCCCATCGCCATTGGTTTGGGCCTGACCCTGATTCACCTTATCGGCATTCCGGTCACCAATCTCTCGGTGAATCCAGCACGCAGCACAGGACCCGCGCTCTATGTCGGCGGTTGGGCTATCCAGCAACTCTGGCTCTTCTGGGTCGCACCCATCATCGGAGCGGCATTGGCCGGCGTGGTTTACCGGTGGGTCGGTGGGGATGTCTCTTCCAAATAG
- a CDS encoding GlsB/YeaQ/YmgE family stress response membrane protein → MGILSWIVMGLIVGALAKLIMPGRDPGGIFVTILIGIAGAFVGGFIGSKMGMGTVTGFNLGSIGLATGGALILLFVYRQIKR, encoded by the coding sequence ATGGGAATACTCTCTTGGATCGTTATGGGTCTCATTGTTGGAGCATTGGCAAAACTCATCATGCCCGGTAGAGATCCGGGCGGGATATTCGTCACCATTCTCATTGGCATAGCCGGTGCTTTCGTTGGGGGATTTATCGGTTCAAAAATGGGCATGGGAACCGTTACGGGGTTCAATCTCGGCAGCATCGGATTGGCCACGGGTGGGGCGTTGATCCTGCTTTTTGTCTATCGTCAGATCAAACGATAA